The following proteins are encoded in a genomic region of Drosophila willistoni isolate 14030-0811.24 chromosome 3R, UCI_dwil_1.1, whole genome shotgun sequence:
- the LOC26529634 gene encoding golgin subfamily A member 6-like protein 22, which yields MQNSGRGDEHFRFIQQTDRKSLHTQIGLLVKKAQDVAAQELSERSIRLKNLLESEDKSFEKEFAHKVKTRIDEDINERKQQLHAIREQDDIIKKKILEEKRIQQVMLNCYEIREAQRMKNLKETKICQAEQIEENRRKKYRECQVEHFWLELDRRRWAQFECEEEYEKGRRDQMKEQLTQVLDVQVGELETKREEERQEKRREAEKLDKILEEIRQEKFVQENSAKNQDKSQYREELLKEIKRKQCAKLAELEAEKNEHIAFCRETQRLEEEARSRIAQSKKDLNRATHEYLSYVQRMRRLELGIEKMMDDRTADLYHVDICTKSNIAEMTRLKREEASRCHDFLRQQICEEAERRLRLEAEVRENKMPENRFVHLPVSREKILDQRRKNRADLDAQIIEMKRVQEEETKRYNDRLLKALDDPMMCQQLATEFMINGTDYLKPHPNWKIYACSTNKHVLKPSSMENDPVKTEGAGAHERKCQIGDIPPERPPQKNQTNVFKSCNCKMY from the coding sequence ATGCAGAATTCCGGTCGGGGGGACGAACACTTTCGCTTCATTCAGCAAACAGATCGCAAGAGTTTGCATACCCAAATTGGATTACTTGTCAAGAAGGCCCAAGATGTGGCTGCTCAGGAGCTAAGCGAACGGAGTATTCGTCTGAAGAATCTTCTCGAGTCCGAGGACAAGAGCTTTGAAAAGGAATTCGCGCACAAGGTCAAGACCCGCATCGACGAGGATATCAATGAGCGTAAACAGCAGTTGCATGCAATTAGGGAACAAGATGATAtcatcaaaaagaaaatactgGAAGAGAAACGCATTCAGCAAGTAATGCTGAATTGCTATGAGATTAGAGAGGCGCAGAGAATGAAGAATTTGAAGGAGACGAAAATCTGTCAGGCAGAGCAAATCGAGGAGAATCGGCGGAAGAAGTATCGTGAATGCCAGGTGGAGCACTTTTGGCTCGAATTGGATCGCAGACGCTGGGCCCAGTTCGAGTGTGAGGAGGAGTACGAGAAGGGGAGACGTGACCAAATGAAGGAACAGTTGACGCAAGTCCTAGACGTTCAAGTTGGGGAGCTGGAGACAAAACGCGAGGAAGAGCGCCAAGAGAAACGGCGGGAGGCCGAGAAATTGGATAAGATTTTGGAAGAGATACGGCAAGAGAAATTCGTCCAAGAGAATTCAGCTAAAAATCAAGATAAATCGCAATATCGTGAGGAACTGCTCAAGGAGATTAAACGGAAGCAATGCGCCAAGTTGGCTGAACTGGAAGCCGAAAAGAACGAGCATATTGCCTTCTGCCGAGAGACCCAGCGACTCGAAGAGGAGGCACGCAGTCGCATTGCCCAGTCCAAGAAGGATTTGAATCGTGCCACCCATGAGTATCTTAGCTATGTGCAACGTATGCGTCGGCTTGAGCTTGGCATTGAGAAGATGATGGACGATCGCACTGCAGACTTGTATCACGTGGACATTTGCACCAAGAGCAACATAGCCGAAATGACTCGCCTCAAGCGGGAGGAGGCTTCTCGCTGTCATGACTTTCTGAGGCAACAAATCTGCGAGGAGGCAGAACGTCGCCTTCGCCTTGAAGCCGAAGTAAGGGAGAATAAAATGCCCGAGAATCGTTTCGTTCATCTGCCAGTATCACGGGAAAAGATCCTTGATCAAAGGAGAAAGAATCGTGCTGATCTTGATGCCcaaataattgaaatgaaacGAGTTCAAGAAGAGGAGACAAAACGATACAACGATAGACTACTAAAAGCCCTCGATGATCCAATGATGTGCCAACAACTTGCCACAGAATTTATGATCAATGGCACTGACTACTTGAAGCCTCATCCCAATTGGAAGATCTATGCTTGCTCGACCAATAAACATGTGCTCAAGCCATCTTCCATGGAGAATGATCCCGTCAAGACAGAAGGTGCTGGAGCCCACGAACGCAAATGTCAAATAGGAGATATCCCACCGGAGAGGCCACCACAAAAGAATCAGACAAATGTATTCAAGAGCTGTAATTGTAAAATGTATTGA